Within Microvirgula aerodenitrificans DSM 15089, the genomic segment TACCGGTGTGGACGACCAGGGCATGGCCCGCAAGCGGGGAGCGGTCGAAAAGGCGCTGCTGCGCGCCCGGACTACCGACACGGCGGCCGGCTGGCTGGCCGAGGTCGGCGGGCTGGAAATCGCCGCCATTGCCGGTTACTACCTCGAAGCCGCCAGCGCCGGTGTACCGGCACTGGTTGACGGCTTCATCACCGCAGCCGCGGCCCTGGTCGCCTGCGGCATCGATATCGACACCCGCGACTGGCTGCTGGCCTCGCACCGTTCCCGGGAACTGGGTCATGAGCTGGCACTGACCGCGATGGGGCTGGAGCCGCTGTACGACTTCGGGCTGCGCCTCGGCGAGGGATCCGGCGCGGCGCTGACCGTGCCGATGCTGCAGATGGCGATCCGGCTGCATGCCGACATGGCCACCTTTGCCGAAGCCGGCGTCAGCGACCGGGACCACGAATGAAGCGCATTACCTTGTGGCGGCACGGCGAGATCGACGCCGCCGGCCTGCTGGTCGGCCGGCGCAGCAACCCGCCGCTGACCGGGGCCGGACGCGACACCATGCGCCGGGGCTGGCCGGCGCTGACGGCCATGGCACCGGTCACGGCGATCGCCTGTTCGCCGCTGCAGCGCTGTCTGGCATCGGCAGAAGACTTCGCCGCCGATGCCGGTCTGGCGCTGCACGTCGATGCCGGTTTTGCCGAAACCGATTTCGGCGTCTGGGACGGCGCCCCGCTGGACGGCCTGCCGGCCGACTGGCAGGCCGAGTACAGCAACGGCCGCTTGCTGCCGGATGGTGGCGAAACGCTGGCCGGCTTCCGCACCCGGGTCATCAGCGCATTCGATAGCTGGGTCGAGCGCCTCGGCGACGGCCACGCCGTCCTGATTACCCACGGCGGCGTGATCGCCGCCGTGCTGGCCGCGCGGCTCGAACTGTCGCTGCCCAGCGCGCGACGGCTGTTCGTCTCGCGTGGCGGTTACGTGCAGCTGTCGCTGGCCGACGGCTGCCCCGACTACCTGATTGCACTGGCCAACCCGGCAATGGGTTGAGCCGGCCACCATGGCGCCGGCGTCCGGCTGACGAGTGGCGTGCCCGGTTTGGGGGCGGTGACGCGCAGCCTATACAATACCGCTCCGTTTCCTGGCGCCGCCGTGCGCATCGAATGGCCCCCATGCACGCCATCGGCATTCACGCATTCTGGCTCTGGAGCGCAGCCGTCGCCGGTGTCGCGCTCGACTACCTGCTGGGCGAGCCGCGCCATGCCCATCCACTGGTCGGCTTCGGCCGCCTCGCCGGCTGGCTCGAACGAACCTTCAACCGCCCCGACGGCCGGCCCGGTTCCCGGCTGCTGCTCGGTGCGTGCGGCTGGTGTGCGCTGGTGCTGCCACCGGCGGTCGCCGCCCAGGCCCTCGTCATGGCACTGCCACTGCCACTGGCACTGCTGGTGCATGCCCTGCTGCTGTATTTCACCCTCGGTGCACAAAGCCTCGGCGCCCATGTCCGCCCGATCGCCGCCGCCCTGGCCGCCGGCGACCTGCCGGCCGCACGTGCGCTGACCGCCCGCATCGTATCGCGTGATCTCGACGATGCCGATGAGGCCGCCGTCGCCCGCGCCGCGGTCGAATCCACGCTGGAGAACGGCAACGATGCCATCTTCGGCGCATTGTTCTGGTTCGCCGTGGCCGGCGGCCCCGGCGCGCTGGCCTATCGGCTGGCCAATACCCTGGACGCCATGTGGGGCTACCGGACACCGCGCCTGCTGCATTTCGGTCGGGTGGCCGCCCGTGCCGACGATGCGCTGAACTGGCTGCCAGCCCGGCTGACTGCCATCAGCTATGCCCTGCTCGGCCACAGCCACGACGCATTCGCCTGCTGGAAAACCCAGGCCCGGCACTGGGACAGCCCCAACGCCGGCCCGGTGATGGCGGCCGGCGCCGGCAGTCTCGGCGTCTGTCTTGGCGGCCCGGCCCGTTACCACGGACACATCGAAGACCGCCCGCCGCTCGGCTGCGGCGAAACCGCCGGCGACCATCACATTACCGAAGCCTGGCGGCTGGTGGTACGGACCCAGCAGGCCTGGCTGGCGTTCGGCGCCATCCTGCCCGCGCTCACTCTGGCCTCCCTGCTATGACGATCTCTCCCCCACCGCATGGCGGCAGGCTGCGCGAAGCCGCGCGGCGCTTCGACCGGCCACTGGCCGACTGGCTCGACCTGTCCACCGGCATCAATCCGTGCAGCTACCCGCTGCCGCCGCTGGATGTCGATGTCTGGCGCCGGCTGCCCGACGATGACGACGCGCTGCCGGCCATCGCCGCCCACTACTACGGCGCGCCGCCCGCAGCCCGCGTGCTGGCCGTCGCCGGCAGTCAGGCCGCCATCCGCACCCTGCCGCGGCTGTTGCCGCCCGGCCGGATCGGCATCGCGCCGCTGACCTACAGCGAGTACGCGCCGGCCTGGCGCCGCGCCGGACACGAGGTGGTGCCGGTCGACCTCGACGGCATCGAGGCAGCCCTGCCGACGCTCGATGTCCTGCTGGTGGTGAATCCGAACAACCCCACCACCGAGCGGGTCGCGCCCGGGACACTGCTGCGCTGGCGTGAGGACCTGGCCGCACACGGCGGCCTGCTGCTGGTCGATGAAGCTTTCATGGACGCCTCGCCGGCGCACAGCATTGCCGCCCATACCGGCGCACCGGGCTTGCTGGTCTGCCGTTCCGTCGGCAAGTTCTTCGGCCTGGCCGGGCTGCGCGCCGGCTTCGCGCTCGGCGAGCCCGCGCTGATCGACCGGCTGGCAGCCGAACTCGGCGCCTGGGCGGTCAGCGGTCCGGCCCGTGCCGTGGTAGCGGCCGCGCTGGCCGATACCGACTGGCAACAGGCAATGCGCGACCGGCTGCAGCGCCAGCAATCGCGCCTCGTCGCCCTGCTGGAACAGCACGGACTGAAAGTCGCCTCGACGCCATTGTTCTGCTGGTGCCCGCATCCGGACGCCCCCGCCCGGTACCACGCGCTGGCGCAGCAGGGCATTCTGGTGCGCTGTTTCCCTGCCCTCGGTGGCCATGGCCCCAGCCTGCGCTTCGGCCTGCCCGATGACGCCAGCTGGGCGCGGCTGGATGCCGGGCTGGCGCATGCCTTTTCGACGCCGGGTGCCGGTGCCGCTCCCCTGACTCAAGGATGACCCGCCGATGCGTGGCCTGATTCTCGCCGTACAGTTCCTGACCCGCCTGCCGACCCCGCGCCTGGCCACTTTCGATCCGGCCTGGCTGACGGAATCCGCACGCTGGTTCGCCACGGTCGGGCTGATGGTCGGGTTGCTGCTGGCGGCGGCCGCCGGTGCCGGCGCGCTGATCGACCCGTGGCTGGCCGCACTGGCGGTGGTCGGCGTCTGGACCTGGGTCACCGGCGCGCTGCATCTGGATGGTCTGGCCGATCTGGCAGACGGACTCGGCGCGGCACACCGCTCACCGGAACGCTTCCTGGCCGTGCTGAAAGATCCGCATGTCGGCAGTTTCGGCGTGGTCGCGCTGGTCATGCAGCTGGCGACCAAGCTGGTGCTGGTGATGCTGCTGGTGCAGACGGGCACGCCGTGGCTGGCCTGGCTGCTGCTGCCGGCCTGGGCCCGGCTCGGCGCGGTGTACTGGTCGGGGACGATGCCGCAGCTGGCGGCCGGCGGGCAGGCGGAACGATTCGGCTGGTGCACGCACTGGCCCAGCTTCTGGCTGTCATTCGCGGCGCTGGCGGCCGCGTCGGCCTGGTTTGCACCGGCGCTGCTGGTGGCGCCACTGCTGTGGCTGGCCTGGCGCCGCACACTGATGGCACGGCTGGGCGGGGTGACCGGCGACTGCCTCGGTGCCGGCATCGAACTCAGCGAATCCGGGCTGCTGCTGGCCCTGTTGCTGGTGGCGAAATGGCTGCCGGACCTGGTCTAGTCC encodes:
- a CDS encoding histidine phosphatase family protein, with the protein product MKRITLWRHGEIDAAGLLVGRRSNPPLTGAGRDTMRRGWPALTAMAPVTAIACSPLQRCLASAEDFAADAGLALHVDAGFAETDFGVWDGAPLDGLPADWQAEYSNGRLLPDGGETLAGFRTRVISAFDSWVERLGDGHAVLITHGGVIAAVLAARLELSLPSARRLFVSRGGYVQLSLADGCPDYLIALANPAMG
- the cbiB gene encoding adenosylcobinamide-phosphate synthase CbiB, with translation MHAIGIHAFWLWSAAVAGVALDYLLGEPRHAHPLVGFGRLAGWLERTFNRPDGRPGSRLLLGACGWCALVLPPAVAAQALVMALPLPLALLVHALLLYFTLGAQSLGAHVRPIAAALAAGDLPAARALTARIVSRDLDDADEAAVARAAVESTLENGNDAIFGALFWFAVAGGPGALAYRLANTLDAMWGYRTPRLLHFGRVAARADDALNWLPARLTAISYALLGHSHDAFACWKTQARHWDSPNAGPVMAAGAGSLGVCLGGPARYHGHIEDRPPLGCGETAGDHHITEAWRLVVRTQQAWLAFGAILPALTLASLL
- the cobD gene encoding threonine-phosphate decarboxylase CobD, coding for MTISPPPHGGRLREAARRFDRPLADWLDLSTGINPCSYPLPPLDVDVWRRLPDDDDALPAIAAHYYGAPPAARVLAVAGSQAAIRTLPRLLPPGRIGIAPLTYSEYAPAWRRAGHEVVPVDLDGIEAALPTLDVLLVVNPNNPTTERVAPGTLLRWREDLAAHGGLLLVDEAFMDASPAHSIAAHTGAPGLLVCRSVGKFFGLAGLRAGFALGEPALIDRLAAELGAWAVSGPARAVVAAALADTDWQQAMRDRLQRQQSRLVALLEQHGLKVASTPLFCWCPHPDAPARYHALAQQGILVRCFPALGGHGPSLRFGLPDDASWARLDAGLAHAFSTPGAGAAPLTQG
- a CDS encoding adenosylcobinamide-GDP ribazoletransferase, which produces MRGLILAVQFLTRLPTPRLATFDPAWLTESARWFATVGLMVGLLLAAAAGAGALIDPWLAALAVVGVWTWVTGALHLDGLADLADGLGAAHRSPERFLAVLKDPHVGSFGVVALVMQLATKLVLVMLLVQTGTPWLAWLLLPAWARLGAVYWSGTMPQLAAGGQAERFGWCTHWPSFWLSFAALAAASAWFAPALLVAPLLWLAWRRTLMARLGGVTGDCLGAGIELSESGLLLALLLVAKWLPDLV